One window of the Lactobacillus sp. PV034 genome contains the following:
- a CDS encoding O-acetyl-ADP-ribose deacetylase: protein MLEVKQADITKLKVDAIVNAANKSLLGGGGVDGAIHAAAGPLLLEECRKLHGCNTGEAKITKGYNLPAKFVIHTVGPIYRFHTSTENSKLLADCYRNSLKLAQKYQLKSLAFSSISTGVYGYPKKEAAEIAVRTVKSWLIETKYQINIIFCVFDHENKEIYQGLINKNLS, encoded by the coding sequence ATGTTAGAAGTAAAACAAGCAGATATAACCAAATTAAAAGTAGATGCCATTGTAAATGCAGCTAATAAAAGTCTATTAGGTGGTGGTGGCGTTGATGGAGCAATTCATGCAGCAGCTGGTCCGCTATTATTAGAAGAGTGCCGCAAACTTCATGGTTGCAACACTGGTGAAGCTAAAATTACTAAAGGCTATAACTTACCAGCAAAGTTTGTTATTCATACTGTAGGACCAATTTATCGGTTTCATACCTCAACAGAAAATAGTAAGCTATTAGCTGATTGCTACAGAAATAGTTTAAAATTAGCACAAAAATACCAATTAAAAAGTTTGGCTTTTTCTAGCATTTCAACCGGAGTTTATGGTTATCCTAAAAAAGAGGCAGCAGAAATAGCGGTGAGGACAGTGAAAAGTTGGTTAATAGAAACAAAATATCAGATAAATATTATATTTTGTGTTTTTGATCATGAAAATAAAGAGATATATCAAGGCTTAATAAACAAAAATCTTAGTTAG
- a CDS encoding DUF4931 domain-containing protein: MNNDPLVFKLATAKNKPSSFRKDKSHSCPFCDVASLDNIYQKEGDLMWLHNRFPTLKDTLQTVLIESADHNGDISNYTKAHNRKLMKFALQCFNEVISTNKYQSVLWYKNFGPLSRGSLVHPHMQIVGLEHEDGYKYIHKNNFTGISVFENERVEVNMALHPVQGYQEININLNDSQNDVAIDNWADWIQIATQYTLQEMYHSRCTSYNLFFYPYESNGKKRICAKLIPRFYAPPYFVGYKLSQRNDKISLEEEGKKLFNFNLMQSK; this comes from the coding sequence ATGAATAATGATCCTTTAGTCTTCAAGTTAGCTACAGCTAAGAATAAACCCTCTAGTTTTAGAAAAGATAAAAGTCATAGTTGTCCCTTCTGTGATGTAGCTAGCCTGGATAATATTTATCAAAAAGAAGGCGACTTGATGTGGTTACACAATCGTTTTCCAACTTTAAAAGATACTTTACAAACCGTATTAATTGAATCTGCCGATCATAATGGTGATATTAGTAATTATACTAAGGCTCATAACCGAAAATTAATGAAATTTGCTCTACAGTGTTTTAATGAAGTTATTAGCACTAATAAATACCAGTCAGTACTGTGGTATAAAAATTTTGGCCCTTTATCTCGTGGATCCCTAGTACATCCTCATATGCAAATTGTTGGCTTAGAACATGAAGATGGTTATAAATATATTCACAAAAATAACTTTACTGGAATCTCAGTATTTGAAAATGAACGAGTAGAAGTAAATATGGCGCTTCATCCAGTTCAAGGCTATCAGGAAATTAATATAAATCTAAATGATTCACAAAATGATGTTGCTATAGATAATTGGGCTGATTGGATTCAAATAGCTACGCAATATACCTTACAAGAAATGTATCACAGTCGCTGCACTTCTTATAATTTATTTTTTTATCCTTATGAAAGTAACGGTAAGAAACGCATTTGTGCAAAATTAATTCCAAGATTTTATGCTCCTCCTTATTTTGTAGGATACAAATTATCACAAAGAAATGATAAAATTAGCTTAGAAGAAGAAGGTAAAAAATTATTTAATTTTAATTTGATGCAAAGTAAATAA
- the glpK gene encoding glycerol kinase GlpK, with the protein MQSYVMALDEGTTSTRALIFDHQGQKITEAQQEFKQYFPHPGWVEHNPEEIWQAVQSTIAQAFINSNLRPDQIVSLGISNQRETTIIWDKKTGKPIYNAIVWQSRQTNELANKLIDEGYKDLIREKTGLIIDPYFSATKIRWILDHVPGSQQRAENGELLFGTIDSWLIWKLTGGKVHATDYTNASRTMLFNIHQLKWDEDILKLLNIPKKLLPQVKSNSEIYGYTLPYHFFGGKIPIAGVAGDQQAALIGQMGLEPGTVKNTYGTGSFIVMNTGAEPTNSNHNLLTTIAYYLDGKVTYALEGSIFVAGSAIQWLRDSLQLIDTAEDSEKAAESSKSHNEVYVVPAFTGLGAPYWDADARGAIFGITRGTNRADLIKATLQSLAYQTRDVVDTMQEDSKINIKTLRVDGGASRNNYLLQFQSDILNTKIERAKTSETTGLGVAFLAGLATGFWKDQAEIEKIFHVGKSFSPQMSATEREHLYKGWKCAVKATQMFKN; encoded by the coding sequence ATGCAGTCATATGTCATGGCCTTAGACGAAGGAACCACCTCTACTAGAGCACTAATTTTTGACCATCAAGGGCAAAAAATTACTGAAGCACAACAAGAATTTAAGCAATATTTTCCTCATCCAGGCTGGGTAGAACATAATCCTGAAGAAATTTGGCAGGCAGTGCAGTCAACTATTGCGCAAGCTTTTATTAATTCTAATTTGCGCCCAGATCAGATTGTTTCTCTTGGTATTTCTAATCAGCGTGAAACCACTATTATTTGGGATAAGAAAACTGGAAAGCCAATTTATAATGCAATTGTCTGGCAATCTCGCCAAACTAATGAATTAGCAAATAAGTTAATTGATGAAGGGTATAAAGATCTAATTAGAGAAAAAACTGGATTAATTATTGATCCGTATTTTTCTGCAACAAAAATAAGATGGATTCTTGATCATGTGCCTGGAAGCCAGCAGCGTGCAGAAAATGGTGAACTGCTCTTTGGCACAATTGATAGTTGGTTGATTTGGAAATTAACAGGTGGAAAAGTTCATGCAACTGACTATACTAATGCTTCACGCACAATGTTGTTTAATATTCATCAACTAAAGTGGGATGAAGATATTTTAAAGCTGCTTAATATCCCTAAAAAACTCCTGCCCCAAGTTAAATCAAATTCTGAGATTTATGGTTATACTTTGCCATATCACTTTTTCGGTGGCAAAATTCCAATTGCTGGAGTTGCGGGTGATCAGCAAGCTGCCTTAATTGGACAAATGGGATTAGAACCTGGAACTGTAAAAAATACCTATGGTACTGGTTCTTTTATCGTGATGAATACTGGTGCTGAACCTACCAATTCAAACCACAATTTACTTACGACAATAGCTTATTATTTAGATGGCAAGGTAACTTATGCTTTAGAAGGATCAATTTTTGTAGCTGGCAGTGCCATCCAGTGGTTGCGTGATTCACTGCAATTAATAGATACGGCTGAAGATTCAGAAAAAGCAGCCGAAAGCTCTAAATCTCATAATGAAGTTTATGTTGTTCCTGCTTTTACGGGCTTAGGTGCGCCTTATTGGGATGCAGATGCACGCGGAGCAATTTTTGGCATAACACGGGGCACCAATCGTGCTGACTTGATTAAGGCTACGTTACAGTCACTTGCATATCAAACTAGGGATGTAGTTGATACAATGCAGGAAGATTCAAAAATTAATATCAAAACCTTAAGAGTAGATGGTGGAGCAAGTAGGAATAATTATCTCTTACAATTTCAGTCAGATATTTTAAATACAAAAATTGAACGTGCAAAAACTTCCGAGACTACAGGCTTAGGTGTAGCATTTTTAGCAGGTTTAGCAACTGGTTTTTGGAAAGATCAAGCCGAAATTGAAAAAATATTTCATGTAGGTAAAAGTTTTTCTCCACAAATGTCTGCTACTGAACGTGAACATTTATATAAAGGTTGGAAATGTGCTGTAAAAGCAACCCAAATGTTTAAAAATTAA
- a CDS encoding tyrosine-protein phosphatase, whose protein sequence is MTDNKRLITFDGTVNFRDIGGYQGASGKKTKWHKIYRADSLSSLSDNDQVRLTEMGVVIDCDLRSTHEQTIAPDKLWEGAKYLDCHVYAENSQGDLIEDDHQLDEFLHQIPKVEGYLGQIYQNVLLSKEGQAAFRQVFVQLLNLAPDKALVYHCSAGKDRTGMVTALILTGLGVDDKTIAQDYLLTNELFPYGLRKQIPSDSDMIKLVNRMNVTAGEGRAIKGITQTLRDGFGGFDIYFTKILGFTQEDLKKLRSLYLE, encoded by the coding sequence ATGACTGATAATAAGCGATTAATTACTTTTGACGGAACAGTTAATTTTAGGGATATTGGTGGTTATCAAGGAGCTAGCGGTAAGAAAACAAAATGGCATAAAATTTATCGGGCCGACTCTTTGAGCTCATTAAGTGATAATGATCAAGTTAGATTGACTGAGATGGGTGTAGTAATTGATTGTGATTTGCGATCAACTCATGAACAGACGATAGCTCCTGATAAATTGTGGGAAGGTGCTAAATATTTAGATTGTCATGTCTATGCTGAAAATTCGCAGGGTGATTTAATCGAAGATGATCATCAACTAGATGAATTTTTACATCAAATACCTAAAGTAGAAGGATATCTAGGGCAAATTTATCAAAATGTCCTTTTAAGTAAAGAAGGGCAAGCGGCATTCAGACAAGTTTTTGTACAATTACTTAATTTGGCTCCAGATAAAGCTTTAGTCTATCATTGTAGCGCTGGTAAAGATCGGACTGGAATGGTAACTGCTTTAATTTTAACGGGATTGGGAGTAGACGACAAAACGATTGCACAAGATTATTTGTTGACTAATGAGCTTTTTCCTTATGGTTTAAGAAAACAAATTCCTAGTGATTCTGATATGATTAAATTAGTTAATCGCATGAATGTGACTGCCGGTGAAGGCCGGGCTATTAAAGGGATTACGCAGACTTTACGTGATGGCTTTGGAGGCTTTGATATTTACTTTACCAAGATTTTAGGTTTTACTCAGGAAGACTTAAAAAAATTAAGATCATTATATCTAGAATAA
- the thiD gene encoding bifunctional hydroxymethylpyrimidine kinase/phosphomethylpyrimidine kinase, whose translation MTELEEHAEALTIAGNDSDGSAGMPADLHTFYALGVYGLGLLTSAVAGNSKGIFAQQLMPVDFINRQFQVLNDDYVIKASKTGMLGSKEVIHAVAENLKKFKMQNIVVDPVITTKHGATLLEDEAYQTFLDELIPLATIITPNFYEAQKLAEIELNNDDDIRKAAQILQNMGAKNVLIKGKHTGDESEVRDYLLLEDSSEIWLSKPYFETNRVNGTGDTLSATIAAELAKGNDIKNAVEIAKDFTYYALSHPIKVGTLYGPINHGAAQKDYENKQ comes from the coding sequence ATGACTGAATTAGAAGAACATGCTGAAGCATTAACAATTGCAGGAAACGATAGTGATGGTAGTGCTGGGATGCCAGCTGACCTTCATACTTTTTATGCTCTTGGTGTTTATGGCTTAGGCTTACTAACTTCAGCTGTTGCCGGTAATTCTAAAGGCATCTTTGCCCAACAATTAATGCCAGTTGATTTTATTAATCGTCAATTTCAAGTTTTAAATGATGATTATGTGATCAAAGCCAGTAAAACTGGAATGTTAGGTAGTAAAGAAGTTATTCATGCAGTTGCAGAAAACCTTAAAAAATTTAAGATGCAAAATATTGTAGTTGATCCCGTAATTACTACTAAACATGGCGCAACCTTATTAGAGGATGAAGCATACCAAACTTTTTTAGATGAATTAATTCCTCTTGCAACCATCATTACTCCTAATTTTTATGAAGCTCAAAAATTAGCAGAAATTGAGTTAAATAATGATGATGACATCCGTAAGGCAGCTCAAATCCTACAAAATATGGGCGCCAAAAATGTCCTAATTAAGGGGAAACATACTGGTGATGAAAGTGAAGTCCGGGATTATCTGCTTTTAGAAGATAGCAGTGAAATATGGTTGAGCAAGCCTTATTTTGAAACTAATCGAGTTAATGGTACTGGTGATACATTGTCTGCTACAATTGCTGCTGAACTTGCTAAGGGTAATGATATCAAGAATGCAGTTGAAATAGCTAAAGACTTTACCTACTATGCTCTTTCTCATCCAATCAAAGTTGGTACCTTATATGGACCAATTAACCATGGAGCAGCTCAGAAGGATTATGAAAACAAGCAATAA
- a CDS encoding type 1 glutamine amidotransferase — protein sequence MSNNTIKIAYLYEDLMNTYGDSGDVKVLKYLLKKKNYDTQVDNISLDHDFNADDYDFIFFGGGQDFEQTVVAKDLVRHKDTLDNYVNSGNPMLCICGGYQLMGDYYKTNSGVTIKGLGILPLHTIFKSDKRMIGDTKYMTEWGEVTAFENHSGQTYFDDTNKLHPFGQMIEGYGNNPQDKEEGLRYKNLIGSYSHGPLLTNVNIANAIVDMILQRHEERVSA from the coding sequence ATGTCTAATAATACAATTAAAATCGCCTATTTATATGAAGACTTAATGAACACTTATGGTGACTCGGGCGACGTTAAGGTATTAAAATACTTACTCAAAAAGAAGAACTATGATACACAAGTGGATAATATTTCACTTGATCATGACTTCAATGCAGATGACTATGATTTTATCTTTTTTGGCGGTGGCCAAGACTTTGAACAGACTGTCGTGGCAAAAGACCTAGTTCGTCACAAAGATACCCTTGACAACTATGTTAACAGTGGTAATCCAATGCTCTGTATTTGTGGTGGTTATCAATTAATGGGTGATTATTATAAAACTAACTCAGGTGTAACTATTAAAGGATTAGGTATTCTTCCTCTTCATACTATCTTTAAATCTGATAAGCGTATGATTGGTGATACCAAATATATGACCGAATGGGGCGAAGTAACTGCCTTTGAAAATCACTCAGGGCAAACTTATTTCGATGATACAAATAAATTACATCCCTTCGGTCAAATGATTGAGGGCTATGGTAACAATCCTCAAGACAAAGAAGAAGGATTACGCTATAAGAACCTAATTGGCTCTTATTCACACGGACCATTATTAACTAATGTTAATATTGCAAATGCGATTGTAGATATGATTCTTCAAAGACATGAAGAACGGGTAAGTGCATAA
- a CDS encoding gamma-glutamyl-gamma-aminobutyrate hydrolase family protein: MKKIAITAAIKNNQLTIDRSIIDLVTKNGFLPIILAPASLKAMPEPQTDFDALILTDGDDITPIFYNEEPLPELRKTDPERDQYELNLIKASHEANLPILGISRGMQILNVAFGGSLFQDIYGQNSGAGIQHLQASNLSQPSHHVNVTPESHLAQIIGNHPYVNSYHHQAIKNIADNFNIIATAPDGIIEAIASNDGLMQGVQWRPDLLTNNPEQEEIFTAFFSQIK, encoded by the coding sequence ATGAAAAAAATCGCTATCACAGCAGCTATTAAAAATAATCAACTGACAATTGACCGTTCAATAATTGACCTCGTAACTAAAAATGGATTTTTACCTATTATCTTAGCTCCAGCAAGTTTAAAAGCCATGCCAGAGCCTCAAACTGATTTTGATGCTTTAATTTTAACTGATGGAGATGATATTACTCCGATTTTTTATAATGAAGAACCTTTACCTGAATTAAGAAAAACCGATCCTGAACGCGATCAATACGAACTTAATTTAATCAAGGCTAGTCACGAAGCAAATCTTCCCATTCTAGGAATTAGTCGCGGAATGCAAATCTTAAACGTTGCCTTTGGAGGCTCACTTTTTCAAGATATTTATGGTCAAAACTCTGGTGCTGGTATTCAGCATCTTCAAGCAAGCAATTTATCACAACCTAGCCACCATGTAAATGTCACTCCAGAAAGTCACCTAGCCCAAATTATCGGTAACCATCCATATGTAAACAGTTATCATCATCAAGCAATTAAAAATATTGCTGACAACTTCAATATTATTGCTACTGCCCCTGATGGCATTATCGAAGCAATTGCTTCAAATGACGGTTTAATGCAAGGCGTTCAATGGCGTCCTGATCTTTTAACCAATAATCCTGAACAAGAAGAAATCTTTACCGCATTTTTTAGTCAAATTAAATAG
- a CDS encoding cytochrome C5, whose translation MNDSNFTPKQNQTNKNSAKSQNLTRKQYRKQAEQENKTNVWDLAIDRPYIAVAVVVLGLLFIMTKWWLGLGILFLLVIIGIVIISYSKTPSKTLSIEFKLGGSRKLNALKALQFGAAMIMFLATYMRQVVVINFQITGAQDSLKVIQGAAAQTNNTYATQGANALGILDNLMNGSLWGTYRYATNSAQFMSDPNGKWIMIWTFLLMLAPAFCVIGQFFREPYSRRTMLVCSGLSVVLFILTPSLIIHWGTLYGINHQMNQEQIHQMFSIGYMAYPAILCAVLVFIIALYRSIKRDNFH comes from the coding sequence ATGAATGATTCAAATTTTACACCAAAACAGAATCAGACAAATAAAAACTCTGCCAAGAGTCAAAATTTAACCCGAAAGCAATATCGTAAGCAAGCAGAGCAAGAGAATAAGACTAATGTTTGGGATTTAGCCATTGATCGTCCTTATATAGCGGTAGCTGTTGTGGTTTTAGGCTTACTTTTTATTATGACCAAATGGTGGCTTGGCTTAGGTATTTTATTTTTATTAGTGATCATAGGTATAGTAATAATTTCTTATAGTAAGACACCGTCAAAAACTCTAAGTATTGAATTTAAATTAGGCGGGTCTCGAAAATTAAATGCCTTAAAAGCTCTTCAATTTGGAGCAGCAATGATAATGTTTTTAGCTACGTATATGCGACAAGTGGTCGTCATTAATTTTCAGATCACAGGTGCGCAAGATAGCTTAAAAGTCATCCAAGGCGCAGCTGCTCAAACTAATAATACGTATGCAACGCAGGGAGCTAATGCACTTGGGATTTTGGATAATTTAATGAATGGGTCACTTTGGGGAACTTATCGCTATGCAACTAATAGTGCTCAGTTTATGAGTGATCCCAACGGAAAATGGATTATGATTTGGACATTCCTGTTAATGCTGGCACCAGCATTTTGTGTAATTGGGCAATTCTTTAGAGAACCATATTCACGGCGGACAATGCTGGTTTGTTCAGGGTTATCTGTAGTATTATTCATTTTAACTCCTTCATTAATTATTCATTGGGGCACCTTATATGGAATTAACCATCAAATGAATCAAGAACAAATTCACCAAATGTTTAGTATTGGTTACATGGCTTATCCCGCTATCTTGTGTGCAGTTTTAGTTTTTATTATTGCTTTATATCGCAGTATTAAAAGAGATAACTTTCATTGA